Proteins from one Strix aluco isolate bStrAlu1 chromosome 10, bStrAlu1.hap1, whole genome shotgun sequence genomic window:
- the CUL4B gene encoding cullin-4B isoform X3, giving the protein MFPTGFSSPNPPAAAQEVRPATDGNTSSSSSCKKRKLNNSSNSNSEREEFDSISSCASSPSKNTSSSSSSVITTSSCSSSGVASSNHHLQKKLRFEDSVDFIGLDVKMAEESSSSSPAASSQQQHQQQLKNKSLLISSVAVGHHANGLTKAASSTVSSFANSKPGSAKKLVIKNFKDKPKLPENYTDETWQKLKEAVEAIQNSTSIKYNLEELYQIMIRSIFLFLDRTYVLQNSMLPSIWDMGLELFRTHIISDQKVQNKTIDGILLLIERERNGEAIDRSLLRSLLSMLSDLQIYQDSFEHRFLEETNRLYAAEGQRLMQEREVPEYLHHVNKRLEEEADRIITYLDQSTQKPLIATVEKQLLGEHLTAILQKGLNHLLDENRIQDLSLLYQLFSRVRGGVQVLLQHWIEYIKAFGSTIVINPEKDKTMVQELLDFKDKVDHIIDVCFLKNEKFVNAMKEAFETFINKRPNKPAELIAKYVDSKLRAGNKEATDEELEKMLDKIMIIFRFIYGKDVFEAFYKKDLAKRLLVGKSASVDAEKSMLSKLKHECGAAFTSKLEGMFKDMELSKDIMIQFKQYMQNQNVPGNIELTVNILTMGYWPTYVPMEVHLPPEMVKLQEIFKTFYLGKHSGRKLQWQSTLGHCVLKAEFKEGKKELQVSLFQTLVLLMFNEGEEFSLEEIKQATGIEDGELRRTLQSLACGKARVLTKSPKGKDVEDGDKFTCNDDFRHKLFRIKINQIQMKETVEEQASTTERVFQDRQYQIDAAIVRIMKMRKSLSHNLLVSEVYNQLKFPVKPADLKKRIESLIDRDYMERDKENPNQYNYIA; this is encoded by the exons ATGTTTCCCACAGGTTTCTCTTCCCCCAACCCCCCCGCTGCAGCCCAGGAGGTCAGACCTGCCACTGATGGTAataccagcagcagctcctcctgcaaGAAGAGAAAGTtaaataacagcagcaacagcaattcTGAAAGAGAAGAATTTGATTCCATTTCTTCCTGCGCCTCTTCTCCTTCCAAAAACACCTCCTCGTCATCTTCCTCTGTCATCACCACCTCCTCGTGCTCCTCCTCAGGGGTTGCCTCCTCTAACCATCACCTCCAGAAGAAGCTGCGTTTTGAGGACTCCGTGGATTTTATTGGACTCGATGTGAAGATGGCTGAAGAgtcgtcttcctcctctcctgctgcctcttctcaACAGCAGCATCAACAACAGctcaaaaataaaagccttttaattTCGTCTGTGGCTGTGGGGCACCATGCAAATGGCCTGACCAAAGCTGCCTCCTCTACTGTTTCCAGTTTCGCCAACAGTAAACCTGGCTCCGCTAAGAAATTAGTGATCAAGAACTTTAAAG ataaacCCAAATTGCCTGAAAACTACACAGATGAAACCTGGCAAAAACTGAAAGAAGCTGTAGAAGCTATCCAGAACAGTACTTCAATTAAGTACAATTTAGAGGAGCTCTATCAG ATTATGATTAGAAGTATCTTTTTGTTCTTGGATCGAACTTACGTACTTCAGAATTCAATGCTGCCATCTATTTG ggaTATGGGGCTAGAATTGTTCAGAACTCATATAATCAGTGATCAGAAGGTTCAGAACAAAACTATTGATGGCATTCTTCTGCTAAttgagagggaaagaaatggtGAGGCTATTGATAGGAGTTTACTGCGAAGCCTTCTAAGCATGCTTTCTGACTTGCAG ATTTATCAAGACTCTTTCGAACATAGATTCTTGGAAGAGACTAACCGCCTGTATGCAGCAGAGGGACAGAGGCTTATGCAGGAACGAGAG GTTCCAGAATATCTTCACCATGTCAACAAGCGCTTGGAAGAAGAAGCAGACAGGATAATCACTTATTTGGATCAGAGCACACA GAAGCCACTAATTGCTACTGTAGAAAAGCAACTTCTAGGTGAACATTTAACAGCCATTCTTCAGAAAG GTTTAAACCACCTTCTTGATGAAAACCGAATTCAAGACCTGTCTCTTCTATATCAATTGTTCAGTCGTGTGAGAGGTGGAGTACAGGTTCTCCTGCAGCACTGGATTGAGTACATAAAG gcgTTTGGTAGCACCATAGTAATTAatccagaaaaagacaaaaccatgGTCCAAGAACTACTTGATTTTAAAGACAAAGTTGACCATATTATTGATGTTTGCTTTCTCAAGAATGAGAAGTTTGTAAATGCTATGAAAGAAGCCTTTGAAACATTCATTAACAAAAGACCAAATAAGCCAGCTGAACTCATag CTAAATACGTAGATTCAAAGCTTCGTGCAGGCAACAAAGAAGCTACTGATGAAGAACTTGAAAAAATGCTGGATAAAATTATGATCATATTTAGATTCATATATG GAAAAGATGTCTTTGAGGCCTTTTATAAAAAAGATCTAGCAAAGAGACTATTAGTTGGGAAGAGTGCATCAGTAGATGCTGAAAAATCTATGCTTTCCAAACTGAAACATG AATGTGGAGCTGCTTTCACCAGCAAACTTGAAGGAATGTTTAAAGATATGGAGCTTTCAAAAGACATAATGATACAATTTAAACAG tATATGCAAAATCAGAATGTACCTGGCAACATTGAACTAACAGTGAATATTCTGACTATGGGTTATTGGCCAACCTACGTGCCTATGGAGGTCCATTTGCCCCCAGAG atggTAAAACTGCAGGAGATTTTCAAGACCTTTTATTTAGGAAAACACAGTGGTAGGAAACTTCAGTGGCAGTCAACACTAGGACACTGTGTactaaaagcagaatttaaagaG GGCAAAAAAGAACTTCAGGTCTCATTGTTCCAGACACTGGTGCTGCTCATGTTTAATGAAGGAGAGGAGTTCAGTTTAGAGGAGATAAAGCAAGCCACTGGGATAG AGGATGGAGAGCTGAGAAGGACACTTCAATCTCTGGCTTGTGGCAAAGCCAGAGTACTGACTAAAAGCCCCAAAGGCAAAGATGTGGAAGACGGTGATAAATTCACATGTAATGATGATTTCAGACATAAGCTCTTCAGGATAAAGATCAACCAAATTCAGATGAAAGAAACG GTAGAGGAGCAGGCAAGCACTACAGAGAGAGTATTCCAGGACCGGCAATACCAGATTGACGCTGCAATTGTACGAATCATGAAAATGCGCAAGTCACTGAGTCATAACCTGCTTGTGTCAGAGGTCTACAACCAGCTTAAATTCCCAGTAAAG CCTGCTGACCTTAAGAAGAGAATAGAATCCTTAATTGACAGGGACTACATGGAAAGAGATAAAGAAAACCCAAATCAGTACAACTATATTGCATAA
- the CUL4B gene encoding cullin-4B isoform X2 yields MFPTGFSSPNPPAAAQEVRPATDGNTSSSSSCKKRKLNNSSNSNSEREEFDSISSCASSPSKNTSSSSSSVITTSSCSSSGVASSNHHLQKKLRFEDSVDFIGLDVKMAEESSSSSPAASSQQQHQQQLKNKSLLISSVAVGHHANGLTKAASSTVSSFANSKPGSAKKLVIKNFKDKPKLPENYTDETWQKLKEAVEAIQNSTSIKYNLEELYQAVENLCSYKISANLYKQLRQICEDHIKAQIHQFREDSLDSVLFLKKIDKCWQDHCRQMIMIRSIFLFLDRTYVLQNSMLPSIWDMGLELFRTHIISDQKVQNKTIDGILLLIERERNGEAIDRSLLRSLLSMLSDLQIYQDSFEHRFLEETNRLYAAEGQRLMQEREVPEYLHHVNKRLEEEADRIITYLDQSTQKPLIATVEKQLLGEHLTAILQKGLNHLLDENRIQDLSLLYQLFSRVRGGVQVLLQHWIEYIKAFGSTIVINPEKDKTMVQELLDFKDKVDHIIDVCFLKNEKFVNAMKEAFETFINKRPNKPAELIAKYVDSKLRAGNKEATDEELEKMLDKIMIIFRFIYGKDVFEAFYKKDLAKRLLVGKSASVDAEKSMLSKLKHECGAAFTSKLEGMFKDMELSKDIMIQFKQYMQNQNVPGNIELTVNILTMGYWPTYVPMEVHLPPEMVKLQEIFKTFYLGKHSGRKLQWQSTLGHCVLKAEFKEGKKELQVSLFQTLVLLMFNEGEEFSLEEIKQATGIEDGELRRTLQSLACGKARVLTKSPKGKDVEDGDKFTCNDDFRHKLFRIKINQIQMKETVEEQASTTERVFQDRQYQIDAAIVRIMKMRKSLSHNLLVSEVYNQLKFPVKTDYIG; encoded by the exons ATGTTTCCCACAGGTTTCTCTTCCCCCAACCCCCCCGCTGCAGCCCAGGAGGTCAGACCTGCCACTGATGGTAataccagcagcagctcctcctgcaaGAAGAGAAAGTtaaataacagcagcaacagcaattcTGAAAGAGAAGAATTTGATTCCATTTCTTCCTGCGCCTCTTCTCCTTCCAAAAACACCTCCTCGTCATCTTCCTCTGTCATCACCACCTCCTCGTGCTCCTCCTCAGGGGTTGCCTCCTCTAACCATCACCTCCAGAAGAAGCTGCGTTTTGAGGACTCCGTGGATTTTATTGGACTCGATGTGAAGATGGCTGAAGAgtcgtcttcctcctctcctgctgcctcttctcaACAGCAGCATCAACAACAGctcaaaaataaaagccttttaattTCGTCTGTGGCTGTGGGGCACCATGCAAATGGCCTGACCAAAGCTGCCTCCTCTACTGTTTCCAGTTTCGCCAACAGTAAACCTGGCTCCGCTAAGAAATTAGTGATCAAGAACTTTAAAG ataaacCCAAATTGCCTGAAAACTACACAGATGAAACCTGGCAAAAACTGAAAGAAGCTGTAGAAGCTATCCAGAACAGTACTTCAATTAAGTACAATTTAGAGGAGCTCTATCAG GCTGTTGAAAATCTCTGCTCCTACAAGATTTCTGCAAACTTGTACAAACAATTGAGACAGATCTGTGAAGACCACATTAAAGCACAAATTCACCAATTCAGAGA GGATTCATtggatagtgtcctttttctaaagaaaatagaCAAATGTTGGCAAGATCACTGCAGACAAATG ATTATGATTAGAAGTATCTTTTTGTTCTTGGATCGAACTTACGTACTTCAGAATTCAATGCTGCCATCTATTTG ggaTATGGGGCTAGAATTGTTCAGAACTCATATAATCAGTGATCAGAAGGTTCAGAACAAAACTATTGATGGCATTCTTCTGCTAAttgagagggaaagaaatggtGAGGCTATTGATAGGAGTTTACTGCGAAGCCTTCTAAGCATGCTTTCTGACTTGCAG ATTTATCAAGACTCTTTCGAACATAGATTCTTGGAAGAGACTAACCGCCTGTATGCAGCAGAGGGACAGAGGCTTATGCAGGAACGAGAG GTTCCAGAATATCTTCACCATGTCAACAAGCGCTTGGAAGAAGAAGCAGACAGGATAATCACTTATTTGGATCAGAGCACACA GAAGCCACTAATTGCTACTGTAGAAAAGCAACTTCTAGGTGAACATTTAACAGCCATTCTTCAGAAAG GTTTAAACCACCTTCTTGATGAAAACCGAATTCAAGACCTGTCTCTTCTATATCAATTGTTCAGTCGTGTGAGAGGTGGAGTACAGGTTCTCCTGCAGCACTGGATTGAGTACATAAAG gcgTTTGGTAGCACCATAGTAATTAatccagaaaaagacaaaaccatgGTCCAAGAACTACTTGATTTTAAAGACAAAGTTGACCATATTATTGATGTTTGCTTTCTCAAGAATGAGAAGTTTGTAAATGCTATGAAAGAAGCCTTTGAAACATTCATTAACAAAAGACCAAATAAGCCAGCTGAACTCATag CTAAATACGTAGATTCAAAGCTTCGTGCAGGCAACAAAGAAGCTACTGATGAAGAACTTGAAAAAATGCTGGATAAAATTATGATCATATTTAGATTCATATATG GAAAAGATGTCTTTGAGGCCTTTTATAAAAAAGATCTAGCAAAGAGACTATTAGTTGGGAAGAGTGCATCAGTAGATGCTGAAAAATCTATGCTTTCCAAACTGAAACATG AATGTGGAGCTGCTTTCACCAGCAAACTTGAAGGAATGTTTAAAGATATGGAGCTTTCAAAAGACATAATGATACAATTTAAACAG tATATGCAAAATCAGAATGTACCTGGCAACATTGAACTAACAGTGAATATTCTGACTATGGGTTATTGGCCAACCTACGTGCCTATGGAGGTCCATTTGCCCCCAGAG atggTAAAACTGCAGGAGATTTTCAAGACCTTTTATTTAGGAAAACACAGTGGTAGGAAACTTCAGTGGCAGTCAACACTAGGACACTGTGTactaaaagcagaatttaaagaG GGCAAAAAAGAACTTCAGGTCTCATTGTTCCAGACACTGGTGCTGCTCATGTTTAATGAAGGAGAGGAGTTCAGTTTAGAGGAGATAAAGCAAGCCACTGGGATAG AGGATGGAGAGCTGAGAAGGACACTTCAATCTCTGGCTTGTGGCAAAGCCAGAGTACTGACTAAAAGCCCCAAAGGCAAAGATGTGGAAGACGGTGATAAATTCACATGTAATGATGATTTCAGACATAAGCTCTTCAGGATAAAGATCAACCAAATTCAGATGAAAGAAACG GTAGAGGAGCAGGCAAGCACTACAGAGAGAGTATTCCAGGACCGGCAATACCAGATTGACGCTGCAATTGTACGAATCATGAAAATGCGCAAGTCACTGAGTCATAACCTGCTTGTGTCAGAGGTCTACAACCAGCTTAAATTCCCAGTAAAG ACAGATTATATTGgttaa
- the CUL4B gene encoding cullin-4B isoform X4 gives MIMIRSIFLFLDRTYVLQNSMLPSIWDMGLELFRTHIISDQKVQNKTIDGILLLIERERNGEAIDRSLLRSLLSMLSDLQIYQDSFEHRFLEETNRLYAAEGQRLMQEREVPEYLHHVNKRLEEEADRIITYLDQSTQKPLIATVEKQLLGEHLTAILQKGLNHLLDENRIQDLSLLYQLFSRVRGGVQVLLQHWIEYIKAFGSTIVINPEKDKTMVQELLDFKDKVDHIIDVCFLKNEKFVNAMKEAFETFINKRPNKPAELIAKYVDSKLRAGNKEATDEELEKMLDKIMIIFRFIYGKDVFEAFYKKDLAKRLLVGKSASVDAEKSMLSKLKHECGAAFTSKLEGMFKDMELSKDIMIQFKQYMQNQNVPGNIELTVNILTMGYWPTYVPMEVHLPPEMVKLQEIFKTFYLGKHSGRKLQWQSTLGHCVLKAEFKEGKKELQVSLFQTLVLLMFNEGEEFSLEEIKQATGIEDGELRRTLQSLACGKARVLTKSPKGKDVEDGDKFTCNDDFRHKLFRIKINQIQMKETVEEQASTTERVFQDRQYQIDAAIVRIMKMRKSLSHNLLVSEVYNQLKFPVKPADLKKRIESLIDRDYMERDKENPNQYNYIA, from the exons ATG ATTATGATTAGAAGTATCTTTTTGTTCTTGGATCGAACTTACGTACTTCAGAATTCAATGCTGCCATCTATTTG ggaTATGGGGCTAGAATTGTTCAGAACTCATATAATCAGTGATCAGAAGGTTCAGAACAAAACTATTGATGGCATTCTTCTGCTAAttgagagggaaagaaatggtGAGGCTATTGATAGGAGTTTACTGCGAAGCCTTCTAAGCATGCTTTCTGACTTGCAG ATTTATCAAGACTCTTTCGAACATAGATTCTTGGAAGAGACTAACCGCCTGTATGCAGCAGAGGGACAGAGGCTTATGCAGGAACGAGAG GTTCCAGAATATCTTCACCATGTCAACAAGCGCTTGGAAGAAGAAGCAGACAGGATAATCACTTATTTGGATCAGAGCACACA GAAGCCACTAATTGCTACTGTAGAAAAGCAACTTCTAGGTGAACATTTAACAGCCATTCTTCAGAAAG GTTTAAACCACCTTCTTGATGAAAACCGAATTCAAGACCTGTCTCTTCTATATCAATTGTTCAGTCGTGTGAGAGGTGGAGTACAGGTTCTCCTGCAGCACTGGATTGAGTACATAAAG gcgTTTGGTAGCACCATAGTAATTAatccagaaaaagacaaaaccatgGTCCAAGAACTACTTGATTTTAAAGACAAAGTTGACCATATTATTGATGTTTGCTTTCTCAAGAATGAGAAGTTTGTAAATGCTATGAAAGAAGCCTTTGAAACATTCATTAACAAAAGACCAAATAAGCCAGCTGAACTCATag CTAAATACGTAGATTCAAAGCTTCGTGCAGGCAACAAAGAAGCTACTGATGAAGAACTTGAAAAAATGCTGGATAAAATTATGATCATATTTAGATTCATATATG GAAAAGATGTCTTTGAGGCCTTTTATAAAAAAGATCTAGCAAAGAGACTATTAGTTGGGAAGAGTGCATCAGTAGATGCTGAAAAATCTATGCTTTCCAAACTGAAACATG AATGTGGAGCTGCTTTCACCAGCAAACTTGAAGGAATGTTTAAAGATATGGAGCTTTCAAAAGACATAATGATACAATTTAAACAG tATATGCAAAATCAGAATGTACCTGGCAACATTGAACTAACAGTGAATATTCTGACTATGGGTTATTGGCCAACCTACGTGCCTATGGAGGTCCATTTGCCCCCAGAG atggTAAAACTGCAGGAGATTTTCAAGACCTTTTATTTAGGAAAACACAGTGGTAGGAAACTTCAGTGGCAGTCAACACTAGGACACTGTGTactaaaagcagaatttaaagaG GGCAAAAAAGAACTTCAGGTCTCATTGTTCCAGACACTGGTGCTGCTCATGTTTAATGAAGGAGAGGAGTTCAGTTTAGAGGAGATAAAGCAAGCCACTGGGATAG AGGATGGAGAGCTGAGAAGGACACTTCAATCTCTGGCTTGTGGCAAAGCCAGAGTACTGACTAAAAGCCCCAAAGGCAAAGATGTGGAAGACGGTGATAAATTCACATGTAATGATGATTTCAGACATAAGCTCTTCAGGATAAAGATCAACCAAATTCAGATGAAAGAAACG GTAGAGGAGCAGGCAAGCACTACAGAGAGAGTATTCCAGGACCGGCAATACCAGATTGACGCTGCAATTGTACGAATCATGAAAATGCGCAAGTCACTGAGTCATAACCTGCTTGTGTCAGAGGTCTACAACCAGCTTAAATTCCCAGTAAAG CCTGCTGACCTTAAGAAGAGAATAGAATCCTTAATTGACAGGGACTACATGGAAAGAGATAAAGAAAACCCAAATCAGTACAACTATATTGCATAA
- the CUL4B gene encoding cullin-4B isoform X1: MFPTGFSSPNPPAAAQEVRPATDGNTSSSSSCKKRKLNNSSNSNSEREEFDSISSCASSPSKNTSSSSSSVITTSSCSSSGVASSNHHLQKKLRFEDSVDFIGLDVKMAEESSSSSPAASSQQQHQQQLKNKSLLISSVAVGHHANGLTKAASSTVSSFANSKPGSAKKLVIKNFKDKPKLPENYTDETWQKLKEAVEAIQNSTSIKYNLEELYQAVENLCSYKISANLYKQLRQICEDHIKAQIHQFREDSLDSVLFLKKIDKCWQDHCRQMIMIRSIFLFLDRTYVLQNSMLPSIWDMGLELFRTHIISDQKVQNKTIDGILLLIERERNGEAIDRSLLRSLLSMLSDLQIYQDSFEHRFLEETNRLYAAEGQRLMQEREVPEYLHHVNKRLEEEADRIITYLDQSTQKPLIATVEKQLLGEHLTAILQKGLNHLLDENRIQDLSLLYQLFSRVRGGVQVLLQHWIEYIKAFGSTIVINPEKDKTMVQELLDFKDKVDHIIDVCFLKNEKFVNAMKEAFETFINKRPNKPAELIAKYVDSKLRAGNKEATDEELEKMLDKIMIIFRFIYGKDVFEAFYKKDLAKRLLVGKSASVDAEKSMLSKLKHECGAAFTSKLEGMFKDMELSKDIMIQFKQYMQNQNVPGNIELTVNILTMGYWPTYVPMEVHLPPEMVKLQEIFKTFYLGKHSGRKLQWQSTLGHCVLKAEFKEGKKELQVSLFQTLVLLMFNEGEEFSLEEIKQATGIEDGELRRTLQSLACGKARVLTKSPKGKDVEDGDKFTCNDDFRHKLFRIKINQIQMKETVEEQASTTERVFQDRQYQIDAAIVRIMKMRKSLSHNLLVSEVYNQLKFPVKPADLKKRIESLIDRDYMERDKENPNQYNYIA, from the exons ATGTTTCCCACAGGTTTCTCTTCCCCCAACCCCCCCGCTGCAGCCCAGGAGGTCAGACCTGCCACTGATGGTAataccagcagcagctcctcctgcaaGAAGAGAAAGTtaaataacagcagcaacagcaattcTGAAAGAGAAGAATTTGATTCCATTTCTTCCTGCGCCTCTTCTCCTTCCAAAAACACCTCCTCGTCATCTTCCTCTGTCATCACCACCTCCTCGTGCTCCTCCTCAGGGGTTGCCTCCTCTAACCATCACCTCCAGAAGAAGCTGCGTTTTGAGGACTCCGTGGATTTTATTGGACTCGATGTGAAGATGGCTGAAGAgtcgtcttcctcctctcctgctgcctcttctcaACAGCAGCATCAACAACAGctcaaaaataaaagccttttaattTCGTCTGTGGCTGTGGGGCACCATGCAAATGGCCTGACCAAAGCTGCCTCCTCTACTGTTTCCAGTTTCGCCAACAGTAAACCTGGCTCCGCTAAGAAATTAGTGATCAAGAACTTTAAAG ataaacCCAAATTGCCTGAAAACTACACAGATGAAACCTGGCAAAAACTGAAAGAAGCTGTAGAAGCTATCCAGAACAGTACTTCAATTAAGTACAATTTAGAGGAGCTCTATCAG GCTGTTGAAAATCTCTGCTCCTACAAGATTTCTGCAAACTTGTACAAACAATTGAGACAGATCTGTGAAGACCACATTAAAGCACAAATTCACCAATTCAGAGA GGATTCATtggatagtgtcctttttctaaagaaaatagaCAAATGTTGGCAAGATCACTGCAGACAAATG ATTATGATTAGAAGTATCTTTTTGTTCTTGGATCGAACTTACGTACTTCAGAATTCAATGCTGCCATCTATTTG ggaTATGGGGCTAGAATTGTTCAGAACTCATATAATCAGTGATCAGAAGGTTCAGAACAAAACTATTGATGGCATTCTTCTGCTAAttgagagggaaagaaatggtGAGGCTATTGATAGGAGTTTACTGCGAAGCCTTCTAAGCATGCTTTCTGACTTGCAG ATTTATCAAGACTCTTTCGAACATAGATTCTTGGAAGAGACTAACCGCCTGTATGCAGCAGAGGGACAGAGGCTTATGCAGGAACGAGAG GTTCCAGAATATCTTCACCATGTCAACAAGCGCTTGGAAGAAGAAGCAGACAGGATAATCACTTATTTGGATCAGAGCACACA GAAGCCACTAATTGCTACTGTAGAAAAGCAACTTCTAGGTGAACATTTAACAGCCATTCTTCAGAAAG GTTTAAACCACCTTCTTGATGAAAACCGAATTCAAGACCTGTCTCTTCTATATCAATTGTTCAGTCGTGTGAGAGGTGGAGTACAGGTTCTCCTGCAGCACTGGATTGAGTACATAAAG gcgTTTGGTAGCACCATAGTAATTAatccagaaaaagacaaaaccatgGTCCAAGAACTACTTGATTTTAAAGACAAAGTTGACCATATTATTGATGTTTGCTTTCTCAAGAATGAGAAGTTTGTAAATGCTATGAAAGAAGCCTTTGAAACATTCATTAACAAAAGACCAAATAAGCCAGCTGAACTCATag CTAAATACGTAGATTCAAAGCTTCGTGCAGGCAACAAAGAAGCTACTGATGAAGAACTTGAAAAAATGCTGGATAAAATTATGATCATATTTAGATTCATATATG GAAAAGATGTCTTTGAGGCCTTTTATAAAAAAGATCTAGCAAAGAGACTATTAGTTGGGAAGAGTGCATCAGTAGATGCTGAAAAATCTATGCTTTCCAAACTGAAACATG AATGTGGAGCTGCTTTCACCAGCAAACTTGAAGGAATGTTTAAAGATATGGAGCTTTCAAAAGACATAATGATACAATTTAAACAG tATATGCAAAATCAGAATGTACCTGGCAACATTGAACTAACAGTGAATATTCTGACTATGGGTTATTGGCCAACCTACGTGCCTATGGAGGTCCATTTGCCCCCAGAG atggTAAAACTGCAGGAGATTTTCAAGACCTTTTATTTAGGAAAACACAGTGGTAGGAAACTTCAGTGGCAGTCAACACTAGGACACTGTGTactaaaagcagaatttaaagaG GGCAAAAAAGAACTTCAGGTCTCATTGTTCCAGACACTGGTGCTGCTCATGTTTAATGAAGGAGAGGAGTTCAGTTTAGAGGAGATAAAGCAAGCCACTGGGATAG AGGATGGAGAGCTGAGAAGGACACTTCAATCTCTGGCTTGTGGCAAAGCCAGAGTACTGACTAAAAGCCCCAAAGGCAAAGATGTGGAAGACGGTGATAAATTCACATGTAATGATGATTTCAGACATAAGCTCTTCAGGATAAAGATCAACCAAATTCAGATGAAAGAAACG GTAGAGGAGCAGGCAAGCACTACAGAGAGAGTATTCCAGGACCGGCAATACCAGATTGACGCTGCAATTGTACGAATCATGAAAATGCGCAAGTCACTGAGTCATAACCTGCTTGTGTCAGAGGTCTACAACCAGCTTAAATTCCCAGTAAAG CCTGCTGACCTTAAGAAGAGAATAGAATCCTTAATTGACAGGGACTACATGGAAAGAGATAAAGAAAACCCAAATCAGTACAACTATATTGCATAA
- the LAMP2 gene encoding lysosome-associated membrane glycoprotein 2 isoform X2, producing the protein MARFLSRPLAAAARPSLLLGVPVAGSMGPRCSASCLLFLLLLGTSGFFQSYAVEVDVKDASNATCLYAKWMMRFLIKYETNNSDYKNAALNLSSSVTHNGSVCGNDTQAALLAVQFGEGHSWSINFTKNNETYQGDFITFTYNTNDTAVFPDAKRKGPITIVVKDTMRPVQLNNVFVCHNTDSFEAENVTQIFWNVTVQAFVENGTIGKKESRCRADTPTSAPTVPPTTTNVTTASTTTLSPAPTTAPKPVENPDTGNYSLKSGNKTCLLATVGLQLNVSQDKPLLINVNPKTTSADGACGNTTATLKLNDGNSTLISFTFVVKNASASIQKFYLKEVNVTLLNRLNGSVISNADNNNFSKWDAFLGSSYMCRKEQTLEINENLQLHTFNLWIQPFLVKANKFSTAEECSLDDDSILIPIVVGAALAGLIAIIVLAYIIGRRKSYAGYQTL; encoded by the exons ATGGCGAGGTTTTTATCGCGCCCGCTCGCCGCTGCTGCTCGCCCCTCGTTGCTTCTCGGTGTCCCTGTCGCCGGGAGCATGGGGCCGCGCTGTTCCGCCTcgtgcctcctcttcctcctgctgcttggCACCTCCG GTTTTTTCCAGTCCTATGCAGTGGAGGTAGATGTAAAGGATGCCTCTAATGCTACGTGCTTGTATGCAAAATGGATGATGAGATTCttgataaaatatgaaacaaacaATAGTGATTAT AAAAACGCAGCCTTGAATTTGTCATCCAGCGTGACACACAATGGAAGCGTCTGTGGCAATGACACACAAGCTGCACTTCTGGCAGTACAGTTTGGAGAAGGTCACTCCTGGAGCATTAACTTTACAAAAAACAATGAAACTTACCAGGGGGACTTCATCACCTTTACCTACAACACCAATGATACTGCTGTATTTCCTGATGCGAAAAGAAAAG GACCAATTACTATTGTTGTAAAGGATACTATGCGTCCAGTTCAACTGAATAACGTCTTCGTGTGTCATAATACTGACTcttttgaagcagaaaatgtaACACAGATTTTCTGGAATGTTACTGTGCAGGCTTTTGTTGAGAATGGCACAATCGGTAAAAAAG AGTCTAGATGTCGTGCTGATACACCTACTTCTGCACCTACTGTTCCGCCTACTACCACCAATGTGACTACTGCATCTACCACCACTTTATCACCTGCTCCAACCACTGCTCCCAAACCTGTGGAGAATCCAGACACTGGAAACTATTCTCTGAAAAGTGGAAATAAAACTTGTCTTCTGGCTACTGTGGGGCTACAGCTGAATGTTTCCCAAGACAAG CCTCTTCTGATCAACGTCAATCCAAAGACAACTAGTGCAGATGGTGCATGTGGTAACACAACAGCTACTCTGAAACTGAATGATGGAAATAGCACACTGATTAGTTTCACATTTGTTGTT aaaaatgcaagCGCAAGTATACAAAAATTTTATCTGAAAGAGGTGAATGTTACACTGCTCAACCGTCTGAATGGCTCTG TCATTTCAAATGCAGATAACAACAATTTCAGCAAGTGGGATGCTTTCCTTGGTAGTTCTTATATGTGCCGAAAAGAACAAACTCTTGAGATTAATGAAAATCTTCAATTACATACTTTTAATCTATGGATTCAGCCATTCCTTGTGAAGGCAAATAAGTTCTCTACAG CCGAGGAGTGTTCACTGGACGATGACAGCATTCTAATCCCAATTGTAGTTGGTGCTGCACTTGCTGGCTTGATTGCCATTATAGTGCTTGCTTACATAATTGGCAGAAGAAAAAGCTATGCCGGATATCAAACTTTGTGA